A single region of the Oculatellaceae cyanobacterium genome encodes:
- a CDS encoding energy transducer TonB gives MSYFPSSQNLPELLLNPSAIAVVVSIGIHGLLALSLPTLSADSKEEEQNIRRSVEVVALTPTEQARLPQTTSLPPLTTNTQPLPLTPPLTSLPVVPLLPPSGNYSSNIPLIRLPPISRNDTLPPVSPLRPRPLIIQIPQERRLQPRRQFKIDDRPFFANREFPQPDVRETEAPRSENSEPKTEVQPDNSSQPQVIDTTPEPQSTPEPTPVAQQPQPEPQASIDPSQQQITRDETGTSDEAGRNNLIAWATKTRNPQDQDLGQSFVDLLEKLRKGEAPIISLSPAYPKAACPNKLAGAAVMGVLVDAKGQLAEEPFLIKSSGYAIFNQIAQEALKVYQFQNNIGKTQPYIVDVKFEYDSKLCSEPTPSPTPTQ, from the coding sequence ATGTCTTATTTTCCTTCGAGCCAAAACTTACCTGAATTGCTGCTAAATCCTAGTGCGATCGCGGTAGTAGTTTCCATCGGCATTCACGGCTTATTAGCCCTGAGTTTACCTACTTTATCCGCTGATTCTAAAGAAGAAGAACAGAATATACGCAGAAGTGTTGAAGTAGTAGCATTAACACCAACAGAACAAGCTCGCCTGCCCCAAACAACATCCCTACCACCATTAACTACCAATACACAACCCTTACCGCTTACACCCCCATTAACCTCATTACCTGTCGTTCCATTGCTACCGCCTTCAGGCAATTATTCTTCTAATATTCCCCTCATCCGCCTCCCACCAATATCTAGAAATGACACTCTGCCACCAGTTTCGCCCTTACGTCCAAGACCATTAATAATACAAATCCCCCAAGAAAGAAGGTTGCAGCCTAGAAGACAATTCAAAATTGATGATCGACCATTCTTTGCTAACCGAGAATTTCCTCAACCAGACGTAAGGGAAACTGAAGCACCTCGTTCAGAAAATAGTGAACCTAAGACAGAAGTACAACCTGATAATTCATCTCAACCACAAGTTATAGATACCACTCCAGAACCGCAAAGCACCCCAGAACCAACACCAGTAGCACAGCAGCCACAACCAGAACCCCAAGCAAGTATTGATCCGTCACAGCAGCAGATTACTCGCGACGAAACGGGTACAAGTGACGAGGCTGGACGCAACAATCTTATTGCTTGGGCAACTAAAACTCGTAATCCACAAGACCAAGACTTAGGGCAAAGTTTTGTTGATTTGTTAGAAAAATTGCGGAAGGGAGAAGCCCCAATAATTAGCCTTAGTCCCGCTTATCCAAAAGCAGCCTGCCCAAATAAGCTGGCTGGCGCTGCTGTTATGGGTGTATTAGTTGATGCTAAGGGACAACTAGCTGAAGAACCATTCTTAATCAAAAGTTCTGGTTACGCTATTTTTAATCAAATAGCACAGGAGGCGCTGAAAGTTTACCAGTTTCAAAACAATATTGGTAAAACACAACCTTACATAGTTGATGTCAAATTTGAATACGACAGCAAATTATGTTCTGAACCAACGCCTAGCCCAACACCAACACAGTAA
- a CDS encoding precorrin-2 C(20)-methyltransferase, with translation MQTGKLYGIGVGPGDPELITFKGLKILQGVPIVAFPAGVNGKPGLAQQIVDRWLVPHQVQLSLNFPYVHDTAVLTQAWQNSAGQIWEYLKLGQDVAFVAEGDISFYSTFTYLAQTLQELYPEAVVEAVPGICSPLAAVAALGVPLTIRDQRLVVLPALYTVSELEAVLEWADVVVLMKVSSVYEDVWQVLKQHDLLERSWIVERATLPEQVIYAGLSDRPNLKLPYFSLLIVQVRTSVNSDTNIKAG, from the coding sequence GTGCAAACAGGCAAGCTTTACGGTATCGGCGTTGGCCCAGGCGACCCAGAATTAATTACTTTTAAGGGACTCAAGATTTTACAAGGAGTGCCTATTGTTGCTTTTCCGGCTGGGGTGAATGGTAAACCAGGTCTGGCACAGCAAATTGTAGATCGTTGGTTAGTTCCTCACCAAGTACAACTAAGTTTAAATTTTCCTTATGTACATGACACCGCAGTACTAACTCAAGCTTGGCAAAATTCCGCAGGGCAAATTTGGGAATATCTTAAATTAGGTCAAGATGTTGCTTTTGTAGCAGAAGGCGATATTAGCTTTTATAGTACTTTTACTTATTTAGCTCAGACATTACAAGAGCTATATCCTGAAGCAGTAGTTGAAGCAGTACCAGGCATTTGTTCACCATTAGCTGCTGTAGCGGCATTAGGAGTGCCGTTAACCATTCGTGACCAACGCTTAGTGGTGTTACCTGCACTATATACAGTAAGCGAGCTAGAAGCCGTTTTAGAGTGGGCAGATGTAGTAGTGTTGATGAAGGTAAGTTCTGTCTACGAAGATGTTTGGCAGGTGTTGAAGCAACATGATTTGCTAGAGCGTAGTTGGATAGTAGAGCGGGCAACATTACCAGAGCAAGTGATTTATGCTGGATTAAGCGATCGCCCTAATTTAAAATTGCCTTACTTTTCTTTATTAATTGTCCAAGTTAGAACATCAGTGAATTCTGACACTAATATAAAAGCGGGATAG